The nucleotide sequence GACCAGCACCGGGAAAACTCTTGTCTCAATCGCCATTATAGGAGCATTGATTGCTGCAGGAAGAATAAAACGTGTGCTGATTGTTGCGCCGCTTTCCATTCTGGGAGTATGGGAAGACGAGTTTAAACGGTTCGCAGATTTCCCATATCAGCTTGTAGTCCTTAATGGCACGATTCAAAAGAAAATCCAACAGCTTCGATTTTTAACTGGCGAAGGTGTCCATGTGGTGGTAGTCAACTATGAATCAGTATGGCGAATGGAAAAGGAACTGGCAAACTGGCATCCTGACCTTA is from Anaerobranca gottschalkii DSM 13577 and encodes:
- a CDS encoding SNF2-related protein; translated protein: MGCSAPDGNGLTSTGKTLVSIAIIGALIAAGRIKRVLIVAPLSILGVWEDEFKRFADFPYQLVVLNGTIQKKIQQLRFLTGEGVHVVVVNYESVWRMEKELANWHPDLIIADEGYKIKTHNTAVSKAMHRLSLLARYRLLLTVMLMVK